The Streptomyces sp. NBC_01775 genome includes a region encoding these proteins:
- a CDS encoding MFS transporter has translation MTPAPAPAASLRSRNFILFFAARAVAKLGDAMLPIALSAGLLQQGHGPGAIGAALASLTICLAGFVIFGGVFCDRLNTRALMIGADLVRVVTQAVLAGLFVSGHIVLWQVCAIGALNGIAAGLFQPGVASTVPRVATDVQGANGLIRTAESLAMLLGPALAGLLVAAFSAGGVFAAHSGTYALSALCLALLRLPAPAAPGHRTARGSYRADLAEGWREFRARNWMWGVIVVWMVYMITVAGPQVPLTASEIIPSRGAGVYGLVNSALGAGTALGGLCALRYRPVRQLRAGAFAMLGCCCFPAAVGLDLSTAAMMAGAAVSGAGLGFWGVMWATSVQTQVPGPILNRIHAYEVAGSLAMMPVGQALAGPAAQLLGGRTVLLVGGAMAIVVSCALLGVPAIRDLRAVPPQPRADGGPRTRREPGAAGRGGREKHVRDVSP, from the coding sequence GTGACCCCTGCCCCCGCTCCAGCGGCCTCCTTGCGCTCACGCAACTTCATCCTCTTCTTCGCCGCCCGGGCCGTCGCCAAGCTCGGCGACGCCATGCTGCCCATCGCCCTGTCGGCCGGGCTGCTCCAGCAGGGGCACGGGCCCGGCGCGATCGGCGCGGCGCTCGCCTCGCTGACGATCTGTCTGGCGGGCTTCGTCATCTTCGGCGGGGTCTTCTGCGACCGGCTCAACACCCGGGCGCTGATGATCGGCGCCGACTTGGTGCGGGTGGTCACCCAGGCGGTGCTGGCCGGGCTGTTCGTGAGCGGGCACATCGTGCTGTGGCAGGTGTGCGCGATCGGCGCGCTCAACGGCATCGCGGCGGGCCTGTTCCAGCCGGGTGTCGCCAGCACCGTCCCCCGGGTCGCCACCGATGTGCAGGGCGCCAACGGGCTGATCCGTACGGCCGAGTCGCTCGCCATGCTGCTGGGTCCCGCGCTGGCCGGTCTGCTGGTGGCCGCGTTCTCGGCGGGCGGCGTCTTCGCGGCGCACTCCGGAACGTACGCGCTCAGCGCGCTGTGTCTGGCCCTGCTACGGCTGCCGGCACCCGCCGCGCCCGGTCACCGCACCGCGCGCGGCAGCTACCGCGCCGATCTGGCCGAGGGCTGGCGGGAGTTCAGGGCGCGGAACTGGATGTGGGGCGTCATCGTCGTCTGGATGGTCTACATGATCACCGTGGCCGGTCCGCAGGTGCCGCTGACGGCCTCCGAGATCATCCCGTCACGGGGCGCGGGTGTGTACGGACTGGTGAACTCGGCGCTCGGCGCGGGCACAGCGCTCGGCGGGCTGTGCGCGCTGCGCTACCGCCCCGTGCGGCAGCTGCGCGCCGGGGCCTTCGCGATGCTGGGCTGCTGCTGCTTCCCGGCCGCCGTCGGCCTGGACCTGTCCACGGCGGCGATGATGGCGGGCGCCGCCGTCTCGGGCGCCGGTCTCGGCTTCTGGGGCGTCATGTGGGCGACCAGCGTGCAGACCCAGGTGCCGGGCCCGATCCTGAACCGTATCCACGCCTACGAGGTGGCCGGTTCGCTGGCCATGATGCCGGTGGGCCAGGCGCTGGCGGGCCCGGCGGCGCAGCTGCTCGGGGGCCGTACGGTGCTGCTCGTCGGGGGAGCCATGGCGATCGTCGTGAGCTGCGCGCTGCTGGGCGTGCCCGCCATCCGCGACCTGCGCGCCGTCCCGCCGCAGCCACGCGCCGACGGCGGTCCCAGGACGCGGCGCGAACCCGGCGCGGCGGGCCGCGGAGGGCGGGAAAAGCACGTGAGGGATGTCAGTCCCTGA